A genomic window from Sporosarcina sp. Marseille-Q4063 includes:
- a CDS encoding NCS2 family permease produces MKKYFEFDKLGSNYRNEIIGGVTTFLAMAYILIVNPLMLSLDGIDVPEAMRMNKGAVFVATALAAAVGSIMMGVIARYPIGLAPGMGLNAFFAFSVVLGMGIPWQTALTGVLFSGLIFIVLSLSGLREIVINAIPAQLKYAVGAGIGLFITFLGFQNAKIIVADPNTLVTLGDLSSGPTLLAIFGLVITVIMMVRKIKGAIFYGMILTTILGMFVKLIEVPTKVVDKIPSVAPTFGAAFEAIFQDPTSLLTTQFLIVVITFLFVDFFDTAGTLVAVANQAGLMKEDKLPRAGRALISDSLATVTGAVFGTSTTTSYIESSAGVAAGARTGFASVVTGILFLLALFFSPLLLVITSEVTAPALIIVGVLMVSSLGNIEWNRFEIAVPAFLTIIAMPLSYSIATGIAIGFIFYPITMIVSGNRKEIHPIMYGLWVIFVLYFLFIK; encoded by the coding sequence ATGAAGAAGTATTTTGAGTTTGATAAACTAGGTTCGAACTACCGCAATGAGATTATTGGTGGCGTGACAACATTCCTGGCCATGGCATATATTCTGATTGTAAATCCACTTATGCTATCTTTGGACGGCATCGATGTTCCGGAAGCAATGCGCATGAACAAGGGAGCGGTATTCGTTGCAACTGCACTTGCTGCAGCGGTTGGATCCATTATGATGGGTGTGATCGCAAGGTATCCCATTGGACTCGCTCCGGGAATGGGACTTAACGCTTTCTTTGCATTCTCAGTCGTATTGGGAATGGGTATTCCTTGGCAAACAGCATTAACAGGTGTTTTATTTTCAGGATTAATCTTCATTGTTTTATCTTTGTCAGGATTACGTGAAATTGTTATCAATGCTATTCCAGCTCAACTTAAATATGCAGTCGGTGCTGGTATAGGACTCTTTATCACATTCCTTGGATTCCAAAACGCAAAAATCATTGTTGCAGATCCTAATACGCTAGTAACTCTCGGGGATCTTTCAAGTGGACCGACATTACTCGCGATTTTCGGACTAGTAATCACGGTGATCATGATGGTTCGCAAAATAAAAGGCGCAATTTTTTATGGGATGATCCTTACGACGATACTAGGTATGTTTGTCAAACTGATTGAGGTGCCGACTAAAGTAGTCGACAAAATCCCAAGTGTTGCTCCTACATTCGGTGCAGCATTCGAAGCGATTTTCCAAGATCCAACATCATTACTTACAACTCAATTTTTAATCGTAGTTATTACATTCCTCTTTGTAGACTTCTTTGACACAGCGGGTACGCTTGTTGCAGTTGCCAATCAAGCAGGTTTAATGAAGGAAGATAAATTACCCCGTGCAGGAAGAGCGCTAATTTCCGATTCACTCGCAACGGTAACCGGTGCTGTTTTCGGAACATCGACAACAACATCTTATATTGAATCATCTGCGGGAGTTGCGGCTGGTGCTCGAACTGGATTTGCTTCAGTTGTAACGGGCATATTATTTCTCTTAGCGCTTTTCTTTTCTCCCTTATTGCTTGTCATTACATCTGAAGTGACAGCACCAGCATTAATCATCGTAGGGGTCCTGATGGTTTCAAGTCTTGGTAATATTGAATGGAATCGTTTTGAAATCGCAGTACCAGCATTTCTTACGATTATTGCTATGCCACTTAGTTATAGTATTGCAACAGGAATTGCAATTGGATTCATCTTCTATCCAATTACAATGATTGTCAGTGGTAATAGAAAAGAAATACATCCAATAATGTATGGTCTGTGGGTTATCTTTGTACTTTACTTCCTATTTATAAAATAA
- the guaA gene encoding glutamine-hydrolyzing GMP synthase: MSTTPLLIEQEKIVILDYGSSYNQLLTRSIRQLGMYSELHPHTITADELKNMNAVGIILSGGPKSVTDLDAYPIDSEIFAAGIPILGICYGTQLILKQFGGNTETINERTYSEEQVELDTSSSLFMGQVKTQSVWLSNGNRITTSPEGFKTIATTNNGEIAAIGNEERQIYGLQFHPESPKSEHGLDLLKHFIFDLCEVKTKWTMENFIEIEVGKIRSTVGDKKVLLALSGGVDSSVVAALIHRAIGDQLTCMFVDHGLLRKGEADSVVDTFADKFNMNFIKIDAQERFLSKLEGVSDPEQKRKIIGNEFIYVFDDEAAKLDGIDFLAQGTLYTDILESGTLTAQTIKSHHNVGGLPEEMEFELIEPLAALFKDEVRALGLELGLPEEIVWRQPFPGPGLGIRVLGEITEEKLEMVRESDAILRDEVKKAGLERDIWQYFTVLPNIQSVGITNKQRTYDYAIGIRAVTSVDGVTSDWAKIPWDVLEKISARITTEVPKINRVLFDITSKPPSTIEWE, from the coding sequence TTGTCAACTACTCCTTTATTAATTGAGCAAGAGAAAATTGTAATTCTGGATTATGGCAGTTCATACAATCAGCTTTTGACGCGTTCAATACGTCAACTTGGTATGTACAGCGAGCTTCATCCGCATACAATTACCGCGGATGAACTGAAGAACATGAATGCAGTCGGAATTATTTTATCAGGTGGCCCTAAATCCGTTACTGATTTAGACGCGTACCCTATTGATTCGGAGATCTTTGCAGCAGGCATTCCAATCCTGGGAATTTGTTATGGAACGCAGTTAATTCTTAAACAATTTGGCGGCAATACTGAAACAATAAATGAACGCACTTACAGCGAAGAACAAGTGGAACTGGATACATCATCGAGTCTTTTTATGGGACAAGTAAAAACGCAATCGGTTTGGTTAAGTAATGGAAATCGTATTACGACATCCCCAGAAGGATTTAAAACGATTGCTACAACGAACAATGGTGAAATTGCGGCAATAGGGAATGAAGAACGTCAAATTTACGGGCTGCAATTCCATCCAGAGTCGCCGAAATCTGAACACGGACTCGACTTGCTGAAACATTTCATCTTTGATCTTTGCGAAGTGAAAACAAAGTGGACGATGGAGAACTTCATTGAAATTGAAGTGGGGAAAATCCGTTCAACAGTCGGAGACAAGAAAGTTCTTCTTGCACTAAGCGGCGGCGTGGACTCTTCAGTAGTTGCGGCTTTAATTCACCGCGCGATTGGAGATCAACTTACTTGCATGTTCGTAGACCACGGTTTACTTCGTAAAGGCGAGGCGGATAGTGTCGTCGATACATTCGCTGACAAGTTCAATATGAATTTCATTAAAATAGATGCACAAGAGCGCTTTTTGAGTAAATTAGAAGGTGTTTCTGATCCGGAACAAAAACGTAAGATTATCGGCAATGAATTTATTTATGTGTTTGACGATGAAGCAGCTAAACTTGATGGCATAGACTTTTTAGCTCAGGGAACGCTTTATACGGATATTCTTGAAAGCGGAACTTTAACGGCGCAAACGATAAAATCACATCATAACGTCGGTGGACTTCCTGAAGAAATGGAATTCGAATTAATCGAACCATTAGCGGCACTATTCAAGGATGAAGTACGCGCGCTTGGACTAGAGCTAGGCTTGCCGGAAGAAATTGTTTGGCGTCAACCGTTCCCGGGTCCTGGTCTAGGTATTCGTGTTCTTGGTGAAATTACGGAAGAAAAGCTAGAAATGGTTCGTGAATCAGATGCAATCTTACGAGATGAAGTTAAAAAAGCTGGTCTTGAACGAGACATTTGGCAGTATTTCACGGTTTTACCGAATATCCAAAGTGTTGGAATTACAAACAAACAAAGAACGTATGACTATGCAATCGGAATTCGTGCGGTAACGTCCGTTGACGGCGTGACATCTGACTGGGCGAAAATCCCGTGGGATGTTCTTGAAAAAATAAGTGCTCGTATTACTACAGAGGTCCCTAAGATTAACCGCGTCCTTTTTGACATAACGAGCAAGCCACCTTCAACAATCGAGTGGGAATGA
- a CDS encoding transglutaminase domain-containing protein gives MSEMRLDKWFLAILYLLAIVMLREWLLPVMELTQTGQISLFLIFIGIAFFLALMTVKWWLAAFIKILYIIWAIHFMFFDGILLTKETSKLLLEDFNSNFAVILVGNWSEISNPFRTMLFFILLWMTTYLIRHWIESRKSIFLFYSMTIIFIAIIDTFTAYSAKGSILIIMITGLLLLGLLTIPKLAEKHNLSISSHKLASISIPLLLILVISGIFILTLPKLEPVWADPVPFLTSVVDGTGEGGNGEGISKTGYDPDDSRLGGPFIQDNTLIFEASVPKKQYWKIETKNTYTSKGWEQPSESNVITYTSNMGMGAYAEGEGIISGESKLAQLNMLKRFPFIVYPYGMINVETDEDVQFMKLETLDQYRTTIGDEPVSLDSYEIEYIEHDFSLKALRETTMDEVNSLGEDFSDYLQLPNELPERIGELAETITDSSENVYDKAKAIERYFGRNGFVYDQKNVAVPAEDEDYVDQFLFETKSGYCDNYSTSMVVMLRTIGIPARWVKGFAPGELGRNENKESVYKITNNEAHSWVEAFMPGIGWMPFEPTIGFGGASSIEYDTELQLDDPEVPEMPEPERKKLEEKSKPKKEDKKSSFDFNKTFDSIKKWIMDKKWILLAVLSIVTFFGSLLYRRRRKWFPKLLVRYYRFGKNDWAKYSKRYGSLLKQLNRFGFKRKNGETLLKYAIQVDAYFGGDTMQRLTTAYEKGIYGENRTEHDWQRLQELWEDLINRTSD, from the coding sequence ATGAGTGAAATGCGTCTTGATAAATGGTTTCTGGCAATCTTATATTTATTGGCGATTGTCATGTTGAGAGAATGGCTTCTTCCTGTAATGGAGCTTACGCAAACTGGACAAATTTCTTTATTTTTAATCTTTATTGGCATCGCATTTTTCTTGGCACTGATGACTGTGAAATGGTGGCTTGCTGCGTTCATAAAAATTCTTTATATCATCTGGGCCATTCATTTTATGTTTTTTGATGGAATCCTTTTAACCAAGGAAACATCAAAACTACTTCTAGAAGATTTCAACTCCAATTTCGCGGTCATATTAGTTGGTAATTGGTCCGAAATATCAAATCCATTTCGAACGATGCTATTTTTTATTCTTTTATGGATGACGACTTACTTAATCCGCCATTGGATTGAATCGAGAAAAAGTATTTTTCTTTTTTACAGTATGACGATTATCTTTATTGCCATTATTGATACGTTCACTGCTTATTCCGCAAAAGGTTCCATACTAATCATTATGATAACCGGCCTATTGCTCCTTGGCTTATTAACGATTCCCAAACTTGCAGAAAAGCATAATCTATCAATCTCTTCACATAAATTAGCGAGCATTTCTATTCCTTTATTATTGATACTTGTTATAAGCGGGATTTTCATCTTAACGTTGCCAAAACTAGAACCGGTATGGGCTGATCCGGTTCCGTTCTTGACATCGGTAGTTGACGGTACAGGTGAAGGCGGCAATGGGGAAGGGATTTCTAAAACTGGCTATGATCCCGATGACTCCAGGCTTGGCGGGCCATTTATTCAAGATAATACTTTGATTTTTGAAGCTTCAGTTCCTAAAAAGCAATACTGGAAAATTGAAACGAAAAATACGTACACTTCAAAAGGATGGGAACAGCCCAGTGAGAGTAATGTAATCACCTATACTTCTAATATGGGAATGGGGGCTTATGCGGAAGGTGAAGGCATAATTAGCGGTGAATCGAAACTTGCGCAATTGAACATGTTGAAACGATTTCCGTTTATAGTGTATCCATATGGCATGATTAATGTAGAAACGGATGAAGACGTTCAGTTTATGAAATTAGAAACGTTAGATCAATATCGCACAACGATAGGAGACGAGCCCGTTTCGCTCGACTCGTATGAGATCGAATATATCGAGCATGATTTCAGTTTGAAAGCATTGCGGGAAACAACTATGGATGAAGTAAATTCTTTAGGTGAGGACTTCTCAGATTACTTGCAGCTTCCGAATGAGTTGCCCGAACGAATAGGAGAACTTGCTGAGACAATTACTGATTCTAGCGAAAATGTGTACGATAAAGCGAAGGCGATCGAACGCTATTTTGGTAGAAATGGATTTGTCTATGATCAAAAAAACGTTGCGGTTCCAGCCGAAGACGAAGATTACGTTGATCAGTTCTTGTTCGAAACAAAGAGCGGATATTGTGATAATTACTCCACATCAATGGTTGTGATGCTCCGTACAATCGGAATTCCAGCGAGGTGGGTGAAGGGGTTCGCTCCGGGTGAACTGGGCCGTAATGAAAATAAGGAAAGCGTTTATAAAATAACGAATAACGAGGCGCATTCTTGGGTTGAAGCTTTTATGCCTGGTATTGGTTGGATGCCATTTGAGCCGACAATCGGTTTTGGCGGGGCATCAAGCATCGAGTACGATACAGAACTACAACTAGATGATCCTGAGGTTCCTGAAATGCCAGAACCCGAACGTAAAAAACTTGAAGAAAAATCGAAACCCAAAAAAGAGGATAAGAAAAGTTCTTTTGATTTCAATAAAACATTTGATTCCATTAAAAAATGGATAATGGACAAGAAGTGGATATTGCTAGCCGTATTAAGCATAGTGACGTTTTTTGGGTCACTTCTCTATAGAAGAAGAAGGAAATGGTTCCCTAAATTACTCGTTCGATATTACAGGTTTGGCAAGAACGACTGGGCGAAATATTCAAAACGGTATGGTAGTTTATTGAAACAACTTAACCGATTTGGATTCAAGCGTAAGAATGGGGAAACCTTATTGAAGTATGCAATTCAAGTCGATGCGTACTTTGGAGGAGATACTATGCAAAGGTTGACGACTGCTTATGAAAAAGGAATTTATGGAGAAAATAGAACAGAACACGACTGGCAACGCTTACAGGAACTGTGGGAAGATTTAATCAATAGGACTTCCGATTGA
- a CDS encoding DUF58 domain-containing protein has protein sequence MKRFRKLLSIWGRLVFVLFILVSAFVFAMFQGGYVSWAIFYAILPFILYSLFLFLYPLRTVTAERIIRTPSVENGGKLVVSLTVKRDFPFPLLYTVISEKWSDEEILLVTKGAMNKLFVFGFQKKEEWQYEIERMPRGEHVLEGVEIEVSDFFGWIRKKHFIPLKNTVLVYPKMTDIHYVPIDTQYDLGSMISPYNVVKDTTMATGVRDYQSGDRVSWIHWKSFARTQTLMTKEFEDRRSQDLLVIFDGRPSETFEEQVELAASILKEATNDQAGIGFLTTGTESATFPYIQSEEQFRKVLIHLAKIKPSDESTAFMSNDYRNEFSQSGSVILITAHPDWAFLESVIGNVTNARSITCFTVVKKDAPVKNMLAEDIRLAKSKGISVHTLTKEQFPTAFKGVIHA, from the coding sequence ATGAAACGATTTCGGAAGTTACTTTCAATATGGGGGCGACTTGTTTTTGTCTTGTTCATTCTTGTGTCTGCCTTCGTTTTCGCAATGTTTCAAGGCGGATATGTCAGTTGGGCGATTTTTTACGCCATATTGCCATTTATACTTTATTCTCTTTTCTTGTTTTTATATCCGCTTCGGACAGTCACGGCCGAACGTATTATTCGAACCCCGAGTGTTGAAAATGGCGGTAAGTTGGTTGTAAGTTTAACGGTGAAAAGGGATTTTCCTTTTCCTTTACTTTACACAGTGATTTCAGAAAAGTGGAGTGATGAGGAAATATTATTAGTTACTAAAGGTGCTATGAATAAACTTTTTGTTTTCGGTTTTCAAAAGAAAGAAGAATGGCAGTACGAGATAGAAAGAATGCCACGAGGAGAACATGTATTGGAAGGCGTGGAAATCGAGGTTTCGGATTTTTTTGGCTGGATTCGAAAAAAGCATTTCATTCCGCTGAAAAATACAGTTTTGGTGTATCCGAAAATGACAGATATTCACTATGTACCGATTGATACGCAATATGATTTAGGTTCGATGATTTCTCCTTATAATGTTGTGAAAGATACCACTATGGCAACAGGTGTACGCGATTACCAATCGGGAGACCGGGTGTCGTGGATTCATTGGAAATCATTTGCGCGGACGCAGACTTTAATGACCAAAGAATTCGAAGACCGTCGTTCTCAAGATTTGCTGGTCATATTTGATGGCCGTCCATCCGAAACATTTGAAGAACAAGTCGAACTTGCGGCTTCTATTTTGAAAGAAGCGACGAACGATCAAGCTGGAATTGGCTTTTTAACGACAGGTACAGAGTCTGCTACTTTTCCATATATTCAATCGGAAGAGCAGTTTAGAAAAGTGCTTATCCACTTAGCGAAAATCAAACCTTCAGATGAAAGTACAGCCTTCATGTCTAACGATTATAGAAATGAATTTAGCCAAAGCGGAAGTGTCATATTAATTACTGCGCATCCGGATTGGGCGTTTTTGGAATCGGTGATTGGAAATGTGACAAATGCTCGATCAATCACTTGTTTTACTGTGGTGAAAAAAGATGCACCGGTGAAAAATATGCTTGCGGAAGATATTCGTTTAGCAAAGTCCAAAGGAATTTCTGTCCATACGCTTACTAAAGAACAATTCCCTACGGCATTTAAAGGGGTGATTCATGCATGA
- a CDS encoding MoxR family ATPase has product MLQKELIGKVLNNIEKVMIGKRDIAELSMTALLAGGHVLLEDVPGVGKTMMVKALAKSIGADFKRIQFTPDLLPSDVLGVSIYNPKEMEFEFRPGPIMGNIILADEINRTSPKTQSALLEGMEESSVTIDGETMRIPQPFFVMATQNPIEYEGTYPLPEAQLDRFLFRLKMGYPTPLEEIEVLRRAEQEIPINNLETVITLDDLINLQHAVKDVVVSDAVKSYIVTCANETRNNPFVYLGVSPRGSLSLMKACQAYALLVGRMYVTPDDVQYLAPFVFGHRMILKPEAKYEGIEADEIVERILAKVSVPFDKVSVK; this is encoded by the coding sequence ATATTGCAAAAAGAATTGATTGGAAAAGTCTTAAATAATATTGAAAAAGTTATGATTGGTAAACGAGATATCGCAGAACTTAGCATGACCGCGCTTTTAGCGGGCGGACATGTCTTATTAGAAGATGTACCAGGCGTGGGTAAAACGATGATGGTAAAGGCATTGGCAAAATCGATCGGCGCAGATTTTAAACGAATTCAATTTACGCCAGATCTTTTGCCTTCAGACGTATTGGGCGTCTCTATTTATAACCCGAAAGAAATGGAGTTTGAATTTAGACCGGGTCCAATCATGGGGAATATTATTCTTGCGGATGAAATCAATCGAACGTCCCCGAAAACCCAGTCGGCATTACTCGAGGGCATGGAAGAGTCTTCCGTAACGATTGACGGTGAAACAATGCGCATTCCGCAACCATTTTTCGTCATGGCTACGCAAAATCCAATTGAATATGAAGGAACATATCCGTTGCCAGAAGCTCAATTAGATCGGTTTTTATTTAGATTGAAAATGGGATATCCAACACCGCTTGAAGAAATAGAAGTTTTGCGGAGGGCTGAACAAGAAATTCCGATTAACAATTTAGAAACGGTTATCACTCTAGATGACCTCATAAACCTACAGCATGCTGTCAAAGACGTAGTTGTAAGCGATGCTGTAAAATCCTACATCGTAACCTGTGCAAATGAAACGAGAAACAATCCATTCGTTTATCTCGGGGTAAGCCCGCGTGGATCACTTTCTCTCATGAAAGCTTGCCAAGCGTATGCGTTACTGGTCGGAAGAATGTACGTGACACCGGATGACGTTCAATATTTAGCGCCTTTTGTGTTTGGTCACAGAATGATTTTGAAACCAGAAGCCAAGTATGAAGGCATTGAGGCTGATGAAATTGTAGAGCGGATACTAGCGAAAGTCAGTGTGCCTTTTGATAAGGTTTCGGTTAAATGA
- a CDS encoding IS4 family transposase: protein MIFCRPIELSKIAKDTKFIQRNRQLSVIKFLEILFAEPGNIAKKSLTELCLGLSHVGVTMSKQGFDKKFNENSVAFLKAVFLALFTIQMKLSIDKTTINSTIDFNTVRILDGTSIKLTKKLQFFYPGTVDAGAKCQIEFDYLTGRFIYMEIQAGKAGDSASGIKRLESLQKNDLILQDLGYFQYKIFEKVDGKQAFYVSRAPADTMFYVDHPNPRYHKDGKIMKMYAYERLYLEEELKTMKRGTIREYPKVYLGKQAKYPTRLVIYRMTHEQEQRQEERIKRRGQTKPGKIKKKSYDVSSISVYVTNLPQKVPAEEVPQLYRYRWQVELVFKSWKSDMEVDFYRNMKKERWECHFYAELILLLLSLLITYQLRVYFKEERDIILSEQITMCEVSKRIWKIWQARDQLEWENLINELIKGLARLGRKNIKKIKPRTDQQQK, encoded by the coding sequence TTGATTTTCTGTCGCCCAATCGAACTTTCTAAAATTGCCAAGGATACGAAATTCATACAAAGAAATCGTCAATTGAGTGTCATCAAATTTCTTGAAATTCTTTTTGCTGAACCCGGAAATATCGCAAAAAAATCTTTAACTGAACTATGTTTAGGTCTATCTCACGTCGGTGTAACTATGTCCAAACAAGGTTTTGATAAAAAGTTTAATGAGAATTCAGTCGCGTTTTTGAAAGCAGTTTTTCTTGCGTTGTTTACGATACAAATGAAGCTATCTATAGATAAAACAACTATTAATAGCACAATCGACTTTAATACGGTTCGGATTTTAGATGGAACGTCAATTAAGCTCACCAAAAAACTCCAGTTTTTTTATCCAGGGACTGTAGATGCAGGAGCTAAGTGCCAAATCGAGTTTGATTATCTAACAGGAAGGTTTATATATATGGAAATTCAAGCTGGAAAAGCGGGAGATAGTGCTTCGGGAATCAAGCGGCTAGAATCACTTCAGAAAAATGATTTAATTCTTCAAGACCTTGGTTATTTTCAATATAAGATATTTGAAAAGGTAGATGGAAAGCAAGCTTTTTATGTGTCACGCGCTCCGGCAGATACAATGTTTTACGTAGACCATCCAAATCCTCGGTATCATAAAGATGGCAAGATCATGAAAATGTATGCCTATGAACGGCTTTATCTCGAGGAAGAATTAAAGACAATGAAACGAGGAACAATACGGGAATATCCGAAGGTCTATTTGGGAAAACAAGCAAAATATCCGACTCGACTGGTAATTTATCGAATGACCCATGAACAAGAGCAAAGACAAGAAGAACGGATTAAAAGACGTGGACAAACGAAACCAGGTAAAATCAAGAAAAAATCTTATGATGTATCAAGTATCTCGGTCTATGTAACGAATCTTCCACAAAAAGTGCCGGCAGAAGAGGTCCCTCAATTATATCGGTATCGTTGGCAAGTTGAGCTTGTTTTTAAGTCATGGAAATCAGATATGGAGGTTGATTTCTATCGAAATATGAAAAAAGAGCGATGGGAGTGTCACTTTTATGCGGAATTAATTCTTTTACTCCTTAGCTTATTAATTACTTATCAGCTTCGGGTTTATTTTAAAGAAGAAAGAGATATCATTCTAAGCGAACAAATCACAATGTGTGAGGTTAGTAAGAGGATTTGGAAAATTTGGCAAGCAAGGGATCAATTGGAGTGGGAAAATCTTATCAACGAATTAATAAAAGGGTTGGCCAGGCTCGGTCGTAAAAATATAAAGAAAATAAAACCAAGAACTGACCAACAACAAAAATAA
- the nadE gene encoding ammonia-dependent NAD(+) synthetase, translated as MSLQEKIIAELKVKPDIDPQEEIRKSVDFMKEYARKHSFLTGFVIGISGGQDSTLVGKLAQIAVDELNDENQTDRYQFIGIRLPYGTQFDEKDCQDALDFIQPTKIYTVNIKESVDASVRALTEIGVNLSDYAKGNEKARERMKVQYSVAAMNNCVVLGSDQAAESITGFYTKFGDGGADLMPIFRLNKRQGKELLKELDCPVHLYTKVPTADLEDDKPSIPDEVALGITYDHIDDYLEGKEIPEEPRERLEQYYLRSMHKRHMPITVFDDFWK; from the coding sequence ATGTCGCTTCAAGAGAAAATTATTGCTGAATTGAAAGTTAAACCAGACATTGATCCACAAGAGGAAATTCGGAAGTCAGTGGATTTTATGAAGGAATACGCAAGAAAGCATTCATTTTTAACGGGATTCGTTATCGGGATTTCAGGCGGCCAAGATTCTACGTTGGTAGGCAAGCTCGCACAAATCGCCGTTGATGAATTAAATGACGAAAATCAGACCGATCGTTATCAATTCATCGGGATTAGACTGCCATATGGTACACAGTTTGACGAAAAAGATTGTCAGGATGCATTGGACTTTATTCAACCGACTAAAATATACACTGTTAATATCAAGGAATCGGTTGATGCGAGCGTACGGGCATTAACCGAGATCGGCGTGAATCTATCCGATTATGCAAAAGGAAATGAGAAGGCCAGAGAACGTATGAAAGTTCAATATTCAGTAGCCGCGATGAATAATTGCGTTGTGCTCGGAAGCGATCAAGCGGCCGAGTCGATAACTGGTTTTTATACGAAGTTCGGAGACGGCGGTGCCGACCTCATGCCGATATTCCGTTTGAATAAAAGACAGGGTAAGGAATTATTGAAAGAATTGGATTGCCCTGTACATTTATATACAAAAGTTCCGACTGCGGACTTAGAGGATGATAAGCCTTCAATTCCAGACGAGGTAGCGCTAGGCATTACTTACGACCATATCGATGATTATCTTGAAGGAAAAGAGATTCCTGAAGAACCGCGGGAACGACTCGAACAGTATTATCTCAGGTCCATGCATAAACGCCATATGCCGATAACAGTCTTTGATGATTTTTGGAAATGA
- a CDS encoding nicotinate phosphoribosyltransferase has translation MSSIYADDSNALHTDLYQINMAESYWADGIHNKKAVFELFFRSLPFGNGYALFAGLERILDFLKDFKLSESDLTYLKEELHYEDDFIDYLKDIRFTGDVYSMVEGELVFANEPILRVEAPLIEAQLIESALLNIVNYQTLIATKASRIKQVTKDEMVLEFGTRRAHEMDAAIWGARATIIGGVEATSNVRAGKKFGIPVSGTHAHSLVQAFKSEYEAFHSYARRHKDCVFLVDTYNTLKIGVPTAIQVAKELGDKINFKGIRLDSGDIAFLSKESRRMLDEAGFPDAKIVVSNDLDEYTILNLKAQGAKVDVWGIGTKLITAYDQPALGAVYKIVSIENDEGEMEDTIKISSTAEKVTTPGQKKLYRIIDRENGKAEGDYITMHDEDPTAEKRLKMFHPVHTFISKFVTNFEAKNLHVQVVEAGKVIYENPSLIEMQDYAKENLDLLWEEYKRSLNPEEYPVDLSQKCWDNKMRNIQEIQEMVEEYTHE, from the coding sequence ATGAGTTCAATTTATGCAGACGATAGCAATGCATTACATACAGACTTATATCAAATTAATATGGCCGAATCATATTGGGCAGATGGGATTCACAATAAGAAGGCCGTCTTTGAATTGTTTTTCAGAAGCTTACCATTCGGAAACGGATATGCCTTATTTGCAGGATTAGAACGAATTTTGGACTTCTTAAAAGATTTTAAGCTAAGCGAAAGTGATTTGACATACCTGAAAGAAGAGCTTCACTATGAAGATGATTTTATCGATTACTTGAAAGATATTCGTTTTACCGGCGATGTTTATTCGATGGTAGAAGGGGAACTCGTATTTGCGAATGAACCAATTCTACGTGTTGAAGCTCCGCTAATAGAAGCGCAGTTAATCGAATCCGCGCTTTTAAATATCGTTAATTACCAAACGCTAATCGCAACGAAAGCGAGTCGCATCAAGCAAGTGACAAAAGATGAAATGGTATTGGAGTTCGGAACAAGACGTGCTCATGAAATGGACGCTGCAATTTGGGGCGCGCGCGCTACGATTATCGGCGGCGTCGAAGCGACGAGCAACGTTCGGGCAGGCAAGAAATTTGGTATTCCGGTTTCGGGAACCCACGCTCATTCACTTGTACAAGCATTTAAAAGTGAATATGAAGCCTTCCATTCTTATGCAAGACGCCATAAAGATTGCGTGTTTTTAGTCGATACGTACAACACATTGAAAATCGGCGTTCCGACGGCGATTCAAGTAGCGAAAGAACTCGGCGATAAAATTAACTTCAAAGGGATTCGTCTAGATAGCGGAGATATTGCATTCTTATCAAAAGAATCTCGCCGCATGTTGGATGAAGCCGGTTTCCCGGATGCCAAAATCGTCGTTTCTAATGATTTGGACGAATATACAATCTTGAACTTAAAAGCGCAAGGTGCAAAAGTAGATGTTTGGGGAATTGGCACGAAGCTAATTACTGCATACGACCAACCAGCCCTTGGAGCTGTTTATAAAATTGTTTCAATTGAAAACGATGAAGGTGAAATGGAAGATACGATTAAAATTTCATCGACTGCAGAAAAGGTGACAACACCTGGGCAGAAAAAATTATATCGAATTATCGACCGTGAAAACGGAAAAGCTGAAGGCGATTATATAACGATGCATGATGAAGACCCGACAGCCGAGAAGCGTTTGAAAATGTTCCACCCCGTCCATACATTCATCTCTAAGTTTGTCACGAACTTCGAGGCGAAAAACTTACATGTACAAGTAGTGGAAGCGGGTAAAGTTATTTATGAAAATCCAAGTTTGATTGAAATGCAAGATTATGCAAAAGAAAATTTAGATCTGTTATGGGAAGAATACAAACGATCTCTGAATCCGGAAGAATATCCTGTCGACTTAAGTCAAAAGTGCTGGGATAATAAAATGCGTAATATTCAAGAAATCCAAGAGATGGTGGAAGAGTATACGCACGAATAA